A segment of the Halovivax limisalsi genome:
AGGTGCTCGCAGCCGTCCTCGTCCTCACGCCGATCCTGCACGTCGGGACGAACGTCATCGCCTACTGGCTCGGGTTCAAAGACGAGCCGTGGTGACCAGGCCGGGCGTTCGGCCGTTCGATCAGTTCCACGGAGACCGTCTCAGGGAAGCTCCGACGGACTATCGTCCGGAGTCGGGCGAGTCGATCCGGAGCTGCCCGACGAACGATACCGTGTCGTCGACCGTTCGCTCGAACCAGGGATCGTCCTGAAAGAAGAAGTGATCGCCCGAGGGCGTCCGGAGTTCGACGTCCACGCCGGCGAGCCGGAGTGCGTCGCGATAGGCGCGCGTCTCGCGCAACGTGAGCCACTCGTCCTCGGTACCGTGATACAGGCGGGCCGGCGGGTGGTCCGGCGTCACTCGTTCGCGCGGCGAGGCCTCCCGGTATCGCTCCGCGATGGCCGACGGCGGACCGCCCATGAACTCCGCCGTCTCTCCATCCTCGCGCGCGCCGAGGAGATCGTACGGACCCGCGAAGCCGATGAGACCGTCGACCCCGCACCGCTCGTCACCGAACGCGTCGTCCGGCGGGGGAGTATCGTTCGGCGCGGCGGCGGTCAACGCGGCGAGGTGCGCGCCGGCGGAGTGACCACAGAGCACGACCCGTCTCGGTCGTCGGCCCGCGGGTGACGCCGCCCTGGTCCACCGGACGGCGCTTTTGACGTCTTTCAGGGCGGCCGGGTAGGTGGCGTCGCCGGCGAGCCGATAGTCGACCGTGACCGCGGGGATCCCCCGCGCAGCCAGCGCGCGAGCGCGCTCCGCGAAGAACGAGCGCTCGCCGCGGTTCCAGACACCGCCGTGGACCAACAGGATCGTCGTGTCGAGTCGCTCACTCGCCGGCGGCAGGTACGTAGTTGCGAACAGGTCGCGCTCCTCGGTACGCTTGAACCGGATTTCCCGGTCGACCGTGACGTCGCTCACGTGCCGATTCGTGACAGAAGAACGTGAAATGCGTTCCGACCGACGGAGAGATGTGGTCGGCCCCGGTCGGGTGCGTTCCACACCGTTTATCTCGGTCGACTGAATCGCTTCGCGTATGACGGATCAGGACCTCATCGACGCGCTCCGAGACGCGGAGGCCGTCGAGTTCGGCGAATTCGAGCTGTCCCACGGCGGGACGAGCGAGTACTACGTCGACAAGTACCGCTTCGAGACGGA
Coding sequences within it:
- a CDS encoding alpha/beta hydrolase, translating into MSDVTVDREIRFKRTEERDLFATTYLPPASERLDTTILLVHGGVWNRGERSFFAERARALAARGIPAVTVDYRLAGDATYPAALKDVKSAVRWTRAASPAGRRPRRVVLCGHSAGAHLAALTAAAPNDTPPPDDAFGDERCGVDGLIGFAGPYDLLGAREDGETAEFMGGPPSAIAERYREASPRERVTPDHPPARLYHGTEDEWLTLRETRAYRDALRLAGVDVELRTPSGDHFFFQDDPWFERTVDDTVSFVGQLRIDSPDSGR